A part of Bacteroidia bacterium genomic DNA contains:
- a CDS encoding peroxiredoxin, with amino-acid sequence MSKVKVGTPAPEFELRNQNGHMVRLSDFLTKKNIVLYFYPKDETAGCTKEACGFRDSYEDFITAGAEVIGVSADSVDSHKLFALNRRLPFLLLSDPDNHVRKLYGVSGSLFGMIPGRETFVIDKKGIIRHHFSSQFQIDNHISESLEILKGLEEVWVE; translated from the coding sequence ATGTCAAAGGTAAAGGTTGGCACACCTGCCCCGGAATTTGAGTTGAGGAACCAAAATGGCCATATGGTACGCCTTTCTGATTTCCTCACAAAAAAAAATATTGTCCTCTATTTTTATCCTAAAGACGAAACTGCTGGCTGTACAAAGGAAGCTTGTGGATTCCGTGATTCCTATGAAGATTTTATCACCGCCGGTGCTGAAGTCATTGGCGTAAGCGCCGATTCTGTTGATTCGCATAAACTTTTTGCACTCAATCGTCGCCTGCCGTTCCTCCTACTCAGCGATCCGGACAACCACGTCCGGAAATTGTACGGCGTCTCGGGTTCGTTATTTGGAATGATTCCCGGAAGAGAAACTTTTGTTATCGATAAAAAGGGCATAATCCGGCACCACTTTTCCTCTCAGTTTCAGATTGACAACCATATTTCGGAATCACTGGAAATACTCAAAGGCCTGGAGGAAGTCTGGGTTGAATAA
- a CDS encoding alpha/beta hydrolase-fold protein has translation MKKLSFLLICAVLPLLMAAQGSKVFDNLTLPSKILNGERKYAIYLPPDYESSQRSYPVLYLLHGGGDDQTGWVQFGEVQYITDKTLSEGKATPMIIVMPDANTGRRGYFNDVRGDWRYEDFFFEEFIPYIEKTYRIKSEKRYRAVAGLSMGGGGSFMYALHHPEMFSSACPLSASTGPLSLEDTERSLVRSGIEKPTMAQKQAYYDQYSALALIDKMKDENKTAVRWYIDCGDDDFLFEGNSLVHIAMRKKEIPHEFRVRDGRHSWVYWREALPTVLSFVSDAFHQN, from the coding sequence ATGAAAAAATTATCCTTTCTTCTGATTTGCGCTGTCCTGCCTCTTCTGATGGCGGCACAGGGCAGTAAAGTTTTTGATAATCTCACTCTCCCCAGCAAAATCCTCAACGGCGAACGAAAATACGCCATTTACCTTCCGCCTGACTACGAATCCTCCCAGCGAAGTTATCCCGTGCTGTATCTGCTTCATGGTGGCGGCGATGACCAGACCGGATGGGTGCAGTTTGGTGAAGTGCAGTATATTACAGATAAAACACTCAGTGAAGGAAAGGCTACGCCCATGATTATCGTCATGCCCGACGCCAATACCGGCCGCAGGGGCTATTTCAACGATGTGCGCGGCGACTGGCGGTATGAGGATTTTTTCTTCGAAGAATTTATCCCCTACATCGAAAAAACCTATCGCATCAAAAGCGAAAAACGCTACCGGGCAGTTGCCGGACTTTCGATGGGTGGCGGTGGGTCGTTTATGTATGCCCTGCATCATCCTGAAATGTTTTCTTCAGCATGCCCTCTTTCTGCTTCCACAGGTCCGCTTTCGCTGGAAGATACCGAGCGCTCTCTTGTCCGTTCGGGAATTGAGAAGCCGACGATGGCTCAAAAGCAAGCCTATTATGATCAGTACAGCGCCCTTGCCCTGATTGACAAGATGAAGGATGAAAATAAAACGGCTGTTCGCTGGTATATCGATTGCGGAGATGATGACTTTTTGTTTGAGGGAAATTCGCTGGTTCATATCGCCATGCGGAAAAAGGAAATTCCTCACGAATTTCGTGTGCGCGATGGAAGACACTCTTGGGTTTACTGGCGTGAGGCGCTGCCAACTGTTTTATCGTTTGTGTCAGACGCTTTTCACCAGAACTGA
- a CDS encoding Uma2 family endonuclease, with the protein MAHTSLADEILKRPDALFQLKYLKAALEEEQRRRREFYEWVTPDIKAEFINGEIIVHSPVRRAHWKITDLLSSLLSIYVRKNQLGVVGTEKVMISLTRNDYEPDLVFFRKEIADQFTDDQTLFPAPDFAVEILSPKTAAIDRGAKRLDYAAHGVSEYWIIDPVKMCIDQYILPAGDREYFPAKRHIYGEIIESYAIKGFNIPVESIFDENENISTLQNLTNQ; encoded by the coding sequence ATGGCTCATACCTCACTAGCCGACGAAATACTCAAACGCCCCGATGCTTTATTCCAACTAAAGTATCTCAAAGCTGCGCTGGAAGAAGAACAGCGGCGGCGGCGGGAGTTTTATGAATGGGTAACGCCCGATATAAAGGCTGAATTTATCAACGGAGAGATTATCGTCCATTCTCCGGTCAGAAGAGCGCACTGGAAAATCACGGATTTACTTTCGAGTTTGTTAAGCATATATGTGCGTAAAAACCAACTCGGTGTAGTCGGAACAGAAAAAGTGATGATTTCTCTTACCCGAAATGATTATGAACCTGATCTCGTATTTTTCAGAAAAGAGATTGCCGATCAGTTTACCGATGATCAGACGCTTTTTCCGGCACCTGATTTTGCTGTTGAAATATTATCGCCCAAAACTGCGGCGATTGACCGGGGTGCAAAAAGGCTGGACTATGCAGCACATGGCGTAAGCGAATACTGGATCATTGACCCTGTGAAAATGTGTATTGACCAGTACATTCTTCCTGCAGGTGACCGCGAGTACTTCCCCGCCAAACGCCATATCTATGGCGAAATTATTGAGAGTTACGCCATCAAAGGATTTAACATTCCTGTGGAATCCATTTTTGATGAGAATGAAAATATCAGTACTCTTCAGAATCTGACCAATCAGTAA
- a CDS encoding acyloxyacyl hydrolase, which produces MTRILFLLLFFLKFVLSAQSQTVIYTGAHYGRMLKINTLWPEITHNASIVEWGFSQRVSGKKEWHHRYHFPETGLRFMFFFPGNTEVFGHGFSLTPTLSFLLKESGSFQLRFTYCYSLGIVTKPYHRQTNPGNNVMGSPINNFILLQLESRWQLSERWQTGIGMGYSHFSNARTKVPNLGINIPAISVKAGYTLKEKSLPVSVESLPDAKKLGRLQPGISLGYGVNSQKSPGGPLYPVYAGSFSLNTIWNNKIRLSAGTKWFYAESLQAFIQNQDIPFEKPAQAATGGIIYAGGEFLFGHWAIVAHLGPYIKKPYQMNYLLYTRFGTQWYLSDQQVKPYFQPYIGLYVHAHSGEADFADFSVGFVF; this is translated from the coding sequence ATGACAAGGATCCTTTTTCTACTGCTTTTTTTCCTGAAATTTGTGCTCTCTGCACAATCTCAAACCGTCATTTACACGGGGGCTCACTATGGGCGAATGCTCAAAATCAATACATTATGGCCAGAAATTACACATAATGCCAGCATAGTAGAATGGGGATTTTCTCAACGTGTTTCTGGAAAAAAGGAATGGCACCACCGCTACCATTTTCCGGAAACAGGACTGCGGTTTATGTTTTTTTTTCCGGGGAATACTGAAGTTTTCGGACATGGGTTTTCCCTCACTCCTACCCTTTCTTTTCTGTTGAAAGAGTCCGGCTCCTTTCAGCTTAGATTTACGTATTGCTATTCGCTGGGAATCGTCACCAAACCCTACCATCGGCAGACAAATCCGGGAAATAATGTAATGGGATCGCCCATAAATAATTTTATCCTCCTCCAACTGGAATCGCGCTGGCAGCTGTCTGAACGCTGGCAAACAGGGATTGGGATGGGTTATTCGCATTTCTCGAATGCCCGCACAAAAGTCCCCAATCTGGGGATAAATATTCCTGCGATTTCCGTAAAGGCGGGGTATACCTTAAAGGAAAAGTCGCTTCCGGTATCAGTCGAAAGTTTACCCGATGCCAAAAAATTGGGCAGGTTGCAACCGGGCATAAGTCTTGGGTATGGGGTCAATTCTCAAAAGTCTCCCGGCGGGCCACTTTACCCGGTGTACGCGGGAAGTTTTTCGTTAAACACTATCTGGAATAACAAAATCAGGCTGAGCGCCGGCACCAAGTGGTTTTATGCAGAAAGCCTGCAGGCGTTTATCCAAAACCAGGATATTCCTTTTGAAAAACCCGCACAGGCCGCTACCGGAGGAATCATCTATGCAGGTGGAGAATTTTTATTTGGCCATTGGGCGATTGTAGCACACCTTGGACCCTATATCAAAAAACCATATCAGATGAATTACCTGCTTTATACCCGTTTTGGCACACAGTGGTATTTGTCTGACCAGCAGGTAAAACCCTATTTCCAGCCCTATATCGGCCTTTATGTGCATGCTCATAGCGGAGAAGCCGATTTTGCTGACTTTTCTGTGGGGTTTGTATTTTGA
- a CDS encoding ATP-binding protein: protein MENKLLTSSAWIDKITFFFGRLLDRASKKRLSPILWEHHEVSSYRVRIFFSLTLVAIVLGFLTLVPSIILSLQYDLAAVALLDILVYASIVVIFFKPNISFQVRVWILISLFYLLGTLLLILIGPMGAGLVYLFTFPVLSGVLLGMRSAIYSLIINFFTILLIWVCLFAGIPFDIHLNSYTHDGWAVVGINFMMLNFIVAVPLAILVEGLEASLQKEKSAMEALKAGQEKLLKAKEKAEKADRLKSAFLSNMSHDIRTPMNAILGFSHLLQEGNVEETEQQEFIRHIQNSGDHLLHLIDDIIDISKIEAGELNIRPANCRLNDMLRELHAAFSFSPRKSPEVEIILSPAILDDNLTIITDTFRLQQVLVNLISNAIKFTEKGRITIGYTFRDYRTLEFFVRDTGTGIPYEGQNHVFERFRKIEQSTKLNEGTGLGLAICKSLTEMMGGRIWLDSTPGEGSQFSFTLPFTLADDLTEEEPKQQKTLHLDWQKKTILIAEDDEVSFQLLSRILRKTGAKIIRGQSGQEVIDICDFFDDIDLVLMDIQMPEKDGYQALKEIRQKKSNLPVIAQTAFAMAGEMEKGLSAGFNDFLTKPIQQKKLLKAMSPYLV from the coding sequence ATGGAAAACAAACTCCTTACGTCTTCTGCCTGGATCGATAAAATCACATTTTTTTTCGGTCGCTTGCTGGATAGAGCTTCGAAGAAGCGTCTTTCTCCAATCTTATGGGAACACCATGAGGTCTCATCATACCGGGTAAGGATATTTTTTTCGCTTACGCTGGTAGCTATTGTACTGGGATTTTTGACACTGGTACCTAGTATTATCCTTTCTCTGCAGTATGACCTTGCGGCGGTGGCATTACTTGATATACTGGTTTATGCAAGTATTGTCGTTATATTTTTTAAGCCCAATATTTCTTTTCAGGTAAGAGTATGGATACTGATTTCTCTTTTTTACCTTTTAGGAACCCTTTTGCTGATTCTGATTGGGCCGATGGGTGCCGGGCTTGTATATCTTTTTACTTTTCCCGTTTTATCAGGTGTGCTCCTTGGCATGCGAAGTGCGATTTACAGCCTGATTATTAATTTTTTTACGATCCTGCTAATATGGGTTTGTCTGTTTGCCGGAATTCCTTTTGATATTCACCTTAACAGCTATACGCATGATGGGTGGGCCGTTGTAGGTATCAATTTTATGATGCTCAACTTTATCGTTGCCGTTCCACTGGCGATTTTGGTGGAAGGACTCGAAGCCAGTCTGCAAAAGGAAAAATCTGCCATGGAAGCACTGAAAGCCGGGCAGGAAAAACTCCTCAAAGCCAAAGAAAAAGCAGAAAAAGCAGACAGACTCAAATCCGCCTTCCTGTCCAATATGTCGCACGATATCCGCACACCGATGAACGCCATTCTGGGATTCTCTCATTTGTTGCAGGAAGGAAATGTGGAAGAAACCGAACAACAGGAATTTATTCGCCACATACAAAACAGCGGTGATCATCTCCTCCACCTCATTGATGATATTATCGATATCTCTAAAATTGAAGCGGGCGAGCTGAATATTCGTCCTGCAAATTGCCGCCTCAACGATATGCTTCGCGAATTACATGCGGCATTTTCTTTCAGCCCACGCAAATCTCCGGAAGTAGAGATCATTTTATCGCCGGCCATTCTCGACGACAACCTGACCATTATTACTGACACATTCCGCCTTCAGCAAGTTCTCGTCAACCTCATTTCCAATGCGATCAAATTCACTGAAAAGGGAAGGATCACGATTGGTTATACTTTCAGAGACTACCGAACCCTAGAATTCTTTGTTCGCGATACGGGAACCGGGATTCCTTACGAAGGGCAAAATCATGTATTTGAGCGATTCAGGAAAATAGAACAATCCACCAAGCTCAATGAGGGAACGGGGCTGGGACTGGCCATCTGCAAAAGTCTGACAGAAATGATGGGGGGAAGAATATGGCTGGATTCTACGCCCGGAGAAGGTTCACAATTCTCTTTTACGCTTCCATTTACGCTGGCCGATGATCTGACGGAAGAAGAACCCAAACAACAGAAAACCCTACACCTCGATTGGCAGAAAAAAACTATTTTGATTGCTGAAGATGACGAAGTTAGTTTTCAACTTCTTTCCCGCATACTCCGAAAAACAGGGGCAAAAATCATTCGCGGCCAGAGCGGGCAGGAGGTGATCGATATCTGTGACTTTTTTGATGATATTGATCTGGTTTTGATGGATATCCAGATGCCGGAGAAAGATGGGTATCAGGCACTGAAAGAAATCAGGCAAAAAAAATCGAATCTGCCGGTCATTGCTCAAACCGCTTTTGCCATGGCCGGAGAAATGGAAAAAGGCCTTTCTGCCGGATTCAACGATTTCCTCACCAAACCCATTCAGCAGAAAAAGCTGTTGAAAGCGATGAGTCCCTATCTGGTGTAG
- a CDS encoding lysophospholipid acyltransferase family protein, with the protein MLLLLSRLVMFFSGWKIEGQAPPEKKYIIVAGPHTSNWDFIFGLATKTILRLPTKYLGKSQLFRWPFGAFFRYVGGYPVDRSAHQNLVDAVVDLFNKHEEFSIAVAPEGTRSYVPELKTGFYHIARKAQIPIRMAGFDYKRKIVTIAEPFFAGPDMEADIQKVVDYFRSMTPKYPEKTIR; encoded by the coding sequence ATGCTACTCTTACTCTCCAGATTAGTTATGTTTTTTTCGGGGTGGAAAATTGAAGGCCAGGCCCCTCCGGAGAAAAAATATATTATTGTTGCAGGTCCACACACCAGCAACTGGGATTTTATCTTCGGGCTTGCTACCAAAACGATTCTTCGTTTACCCACCAAATACCTCGGAAAATCTCAATTGTTTCGCTGGCCATTTGGTGCGTTTTTCCGGTACGTCGGTGGTTATCCAGTAGATCGGAGCGCACATCAGAACCTTGTGGATGCCGTGGTTGATCTGTTTAACAAACACGAGGAGTTTTCCATTGCAGTTGCCCCTGAAGGTACAAGAAGTTATGTACCGGAGCTAAAAACCGGGTTTTACCACATCGCTCGCAAAGCGCAAATCCCGATTCGGATGGCGGGATTTGATTATAAGCGGAAAATCGTAACCATTGCAGAACCCTTTTTCGCAGGCCCTGATATGGAAGCCGATATTCAAAAAGTGGTGGATTATTTTCGAAGTATGACACCGAAGTATCCGGAGAAAACAATAAGGTGA